A part of Pirellulales bacterium genomic DNA contains:
- a CDS encoding triphosphoribosyl-dephospho-CoA synthase, which translates to MKASPLTLGQCTVLACLLEATAPKPGNIHRGADFDDLTYTDLVAASIAIAPTIDRAPEQSLGQTALQAVRAAQTLVKTNANLGIILLVSPLAQVPRTTKLADGISAVLSQLSITDAADVYQAIREANPGGLGKVKEADVSGPPSTALVQAMQLAADRDLVARQYTNDFHEVLHVVVPRLLAARSHGWSLNDSIVNVHLQLLSKYPDSLIARKCGLEVARQAADHAAHVLSMGHPGDEAFQQALADFDFWLRSDGHRRNPGTTADLIAAGLFAALREGLFAGQSL; encoded by the coding sequence ATGAAAGCCTCGCCCCTCACCCTCGGCCAGTGTACGGTGCTGGCCTGCCTCCTCGAAGCCACCGCGCCGAAGCCCGGCAACATTCACCGCGGTGCCGACTTCGATGATTTGACGTACACCGATCTGGTCGCTGCCAGCATCGCGATTGCGCCGACGATCGATCGCGCTCCGGAGCAGAGCCTCGGCCAAACGGCCCTCCAAGCTGTTCGAGCGGCACAAACGCTCGTCAAGACAAACGCCAATTTGGGCATTATTTTGCTCGTTTCACCACTGGCTCAAGTGCCGCGCACGACGAAACTAGCCGATGGCATCTCGGCAGTGCTTTCGCAACTATCGATCACCGATGCCGCCGATGTCTATCAAGCGATTCGCGAAGCCAATCCTGGCGGTTTGGGCAAAGTGAAAGAAGCTGACGTCTCAGGCCCACCTTCCACTGCTCTCGTTCAGGCAATGCAACTGGCCGCCGATCGTGATTTGGTGGCTCGGCAATACACCAACGATTTTCACGAAGTGCTTCACGTCGTCGTGCCGCGGCTGTTGGCGGCAAGATCCCATGGCTGGTCGCTCAACGATTCAATTGTTAATGTCCACCTGCAATTGTTGAGCAAATATCCCGACAGCTTGATTGCCCGCAAGTGCGGACTCGAAGTAGCACGACAAGCCGCCGACCATGCTGCTCACGTGTTATCCATGGGCCATCCCGGCGACGAAGCATTTCAGCAGGCGTTGGCCGACTTCGACTTCTGGCTACGCTCCGACGGCCACCGTCGCAACCCCGGCACGACCGCCGACTTGATCGCCGCCGGCCTCTTTGCTGCGCTGCGAGAGGGCCTCTTTGCCGGGCAGTCTCTCTAG
- a CDS encoding segregation/condensation protein A gives MNFRVDLDVFRGPMDLLLFLVRKHEVEITEIPIAPIAEQFLQYLEVLQELDVDGVGDFLDLASTLIEIKSRSVLPHGEEIEEPLEDPRQDLVRRLLEYKQFKDAASMLDERGRAWQQRYRRLGSDLPQRSRDPAEETIHEVELWDLVSAFGRILREQATSGPSNIIYDDTPIEVYMQRIHSQLMMHGRLAMSELFRPHTNKSTLIGLFLATMELARHHGVLLEQDNLFGEIWVVPGKMTNETLDLSKVDNYQHGQ, from the coding sequence ATGAACTTTCGCGTCGACCTCGATGTCTTCCGCGGACCGATGGATTTGCTCCTCTTTCTAGTGCGCAAGCATGAGGTAGAGATCACGGAAATTCCCATTGCGCCGATCGCGGAGCAATTCCTTCAGTATCTTGAAGTGTTGCAGGAGTTGGACGTTGACGGCGTCGGTGATTTTCTCGACCTGGCAAGCACGCTGATCGAAATCAAGTCGCGCTCGGTGTTGCCCCATGGAGAGGAGATTGAAGAGCCGCTGGAAGATCCGCGGCAAGATTTGGTCCGCCGGTTATTGGAATATAAGCAATTCAAAGACGCCGCCAGCATGCTCGACGAGCGCGGCCGGGCCTGGCAGCAACGGTACCGGAGGCTAGGTAGCGATTTGCCCCAACGGTCGCGCGATCCGGCGGAAGAGACAATTCATGAAGTCGAGCTGTGGGACTTGGTCAGCGCCTTCGGCCGCATCTTACGCGAGCAAGCGACGAGCGGGCCATCGAACATTATTTATGACGACACGCCAATCGAAGTTTATATGCAGCGGATTCACTCGCAGTTGATGATGCACGGGCGGCTGGCGATGTCCGAGTTGTTCCGTCCGCATACGAATAAATCGACGTTGATCGGACTGTTTCTAGCGACCATGGAACTGGCGAGGCATCATGGCGTGCTGCTCGAGCAAGACAACCTGTTTGGCGAAATTTGGGTCGTGCCAGGCAAGATGACGAATGAAACGCTGGATTTAAGCAAGGTAGACAATTACCAGCACGGGCAGTAG